TAGCAAATAACCAGACAGCTCTGGATCTACTATCATGCTGTTAGGAATAAGCCTTGCTAAATTTTCTGCTTGCGTAGTCTTTCCTGCCCCGAATGCCCCATTGATCATAACGATCATTGCTTTTACCTCCTGTCGTTGATTTCAGAATTTGAGAGCTTTGAGAACTTATAATCTAGAACTAATGTTAACCCTATCAAAATCATCCCTTAAAATGGCATACATTCTTTGATCCACGAACTCTCCCTTCATTTTCAGCTGACCTCTTAATATCCCTTCCCATCTCATACCCAGCTTCTCCATTGCCCGTGCCGAGCCAGCATTATTATAACTGCATCTCCCTTCAATGCGATTAAAACCCAACTGCATAAAACCATACTCGATAATCAGGCGGGTGGCTCCCGTAATTATACCTTGATTCCAATACAGACGCGAAAGGGCAAATCCAATCTCAGTCCTCTCGTGAGCCAAATCCCACTGAATAAATCCTGTTCTGCCGATCAGCTTATTTTGGGCTTTATCAATAATGCCCCAGTGATATGCTTTCTTCTCGTTATACTTCTGAATTAATTGTCCTAAAAATGCTCTGGAATCTGTAATAGATTGATGCGTGTCCCACAATGTATACTTGGCAACAGCGGGGTCAGAAGCTAGCTCATAGTACGCATCTATATCATCCAGCGTTATTTTTCTTAATAACAGCTTACTCGTTTCAAACTCCGGTTCAGTTTCGAATAGCTTATCGATGTTCATGTTCCGTTTCCTCCACCTCTCTAATCTGCAAAGATGTTCATCTTCAACGCATTTAATACTTCAATGGCGTCTTGTACTGGCAGCTTGGGCAGCCGAAATTCCTCTTCCACCACTTGTCTTAGTTGTTGTGAAGAACTTAAGTATTTAACTTCAATTTCTCCATTACTGTTTTGAATGCTAAATTTATTGTTCACTATAGAGACACTTCTCATCTGATCCAATTGATATAATTGACATCTAAATATGGACATGAATGGGGCAGCACGCAGATATGATTTTTCTATCACCTCACGAAAATCATGGATTGTTACTTCTTGTTTTGAATTAAAGTACCATTCCTTCCCACTTTGTTTCCCATTTGTATAACGAACATATTTGAATTCATTCATGCTTGGATCCACTGGTAATATACATACTTCATCCTTACCAAAATGTGCTCTACTATGGAATCCAGACTCAAAAGGTATCGGTTTGAAAAATGGAGCGGCAGCACCAACATCTACATAATAGCACTGA
This sequence is a window from Paenibacillus urinalis. Protein-coding genes within it:
- a CDS encoding GNAT family N-acetyltransferase, with the translated sequence MNIDKLFETEPEFETSKLLLRKITLDDIDAYYELASDPAVAKYTLWDTHQSITDSRAFLGQLIQKYNEKKAYHWGIIDKAQNKLIGRTGFIQWDLAHERTEIGFALSRLYWNQGIITGATRLIIEYGFMQLGFNRIEGRCSYNNAGSARAMEKLGMRWEGILRGQLKMKGEFVDQRMYAILRDDFDRVNISSRL
- a CDS encoding arylamine N-acetyltransferase, translated to MENLCDQVTRYLSILNVPLQKPSYIYLAQICQAHLNTFPFENVSKLLYYYQNKDRNIDIPNISQFTGHYNDYNFGGTCYTLNSNMLTLLRGLGFRCYHIMLGKEHIGIIVDVDHQCYYVDVGAAAPFFKPIPFESGFHSRAHFGKDEVCILPVDPSMNEFKYVRYTNGKQSGKEWYFNSKQEVTIHDFREVIEKSYLRAAPFMSIFRCQLYQLDQMRSVSIVNNKFSIQNSNGEIEVKYLSSSQQLRQVVEEEFRLPKLPVQDAIEVLNALKMNIFAD